One genomic window of Pseudoxanthomonas sp. includes the following:
- a CDS encoding FAD-dependent oxidoreductase: MSRKQAFQFLELPRQMPQRIPVELRTSGDWGELYGKFDKADAQYQAGRCLDCGNPYCSWKCPVHNAIPQWLQLVQENRIHEAATLCHSTNPLPEVCGRVCPQDRLCEGSCTLEEFGAVTIGAVEKYIVDTALATGWRPDMSSVTPTGKRVAVIGAGPAGLACADKLAHAGIHAVVFDRYEQIGGLLQFGIPSFKLDKSVIATRRHVLEGMGVEFRLGVEVGRDVSVAQLLEEFDAVFLGTGAYRYTDGGLPGQDLEGVLPALPFLVQNARIVTGGDTWGRPIAGWEDKITLPDLTGKRVVVLGGGDTGMDCVRSAIRLGAAKVTCAYRRDEANMPGSAREVANAREEGVRFLFNRQPLSVEAGADGKVSAVQVVETRLGEPDARGRQNAEPIAGSESLLDADVVIIAFGFSPTLPEWLSAVGVEGQSNGRIIAGGEADGRLPYQTTNPKLFAGGDAVRGADLVVTAVAEGRDAAASIVTSLLG, from the coding sequence ATGAGCCGCAAGCAAGCCTTCCAGTTCCTCGAATTGCCCCGCCAGATGCCCCAGCGCATCCCGGTGGAGCTGCGCACGTCCGGCGACTGGGGCGAGCTGTACGGCAAGTTCGACAAGGCCGACGCCCAGTACCAGGCTGGTCGCTGCCTGGACTGCGGCAACCCGTACTGCAGCTGGAAGTGCCCGGTCCACAACGCCATCCCGCAGTGGCTGCAGCTGGTCCAGGAAAACCGCATCCACGAAGCGGCCACCCTGTGCCATTCCACCAACCCGCTGCCGGAAGTCTGCGGCCGGGTGTGTCCGCAGGATCGGTTGTGCGAAGGCAGCTGCACGCTGGAGGAATTCGGCGCGGTGACCATCGGCGCGGTCGAGAAGTACATCGTCGACACCGCCCTGGCCACCGGCTGGCGCCCGGACATGTCCAGCGTCACGCCCACCGGCAAGCGCGTGGCTGTGATCGGCGCGGGCCCGGCCGGCCTGGCCTGCGCCGACAAGCTGGCCCATGCCGGCATCCACGCCGTGGTGTTCGACCGTTACGAACAGATCGGCGGGCTGCTGCAGTTCGGCATCCCCAGCTTCAAGCTGGACAAGTCGGTCATCGCCACCCGCCGCCACGTGCTGGAAGGCATGGGCGTGGAGTTCCGTCTGGGCGTTGAAGTCGGCCGCGATGTATCGGTCGCCCAGCTGCTGGAAGAGTTCGACGCGGTGTTCCTGGGCACCGGCGCCTACCGTTACACCGATGGCGGCCTGCCCGGCCAGGACCTGGAAGGCGTGCTGCCGGCGCTGCCGTTCCTGGTGCAGAACGCGCGCATCGTCACCGGCGGCGACACCTGGGGCCGGCCGATTGCCGGCTGGGAAGACAAGATCACCCTGCCCGACCTGACCGGCAAGCGCGTGGTCGTGCTGGGCGGCGGCGACACCGGCATGGACTGCGTGCGCAGCGCGATCCGCCTGGGAGCGGCCAAGGTCACCTGTGCCTACCGCCGCGACGAGGCCAACATGCCCGGCAGCGCGCGCGAAGTGGCCAACGCGCGCGAAGAAGGCGTGCGCTTCCTGTTCAATCGCCAGCCGCTATCGGTGGAAGCCGGTGCCGATGGCAAGGTCAGCGCGGTGCAGGTGGTCGAAACCCGCCTGGGTGAACCCGACGCTCGCGGCCGCCAGAACGCCGAGCCGATTGCAGGCAGCGAATCGCTGCTGGACGCCGACGTGGTGATCATCGCCTTCGGCTTCTCGCCGACCCTGCCCGAATGGCTGTCGGCGGTGGGCGTGGAAGGCCAGTCCAACGGCCGCATCATCGCCGGTGGCGAAGCCGATGGCCGCCTGCCCTACCAGACCACCAACCCGAAGCTGTTCGCCGGTGGCGACGCAGTGCGCGGCGCCGACCTGGTCGTGACCGCCGTGGCCGAAGGCCGCGACGCCGCCGCCAGCATCGTGACCTCGCTGCTGGGCTGA
- a CDS encoding glycoside hydrolase family 5 protein, which yields MAGTPLAAMAQQRVLQYAGVNLAGAEFKSSQKPGTLFKDYTYPSEKDFVYFASKGMNVVRLPFLWERLQPQPKGEFDPTQLKLLQKTVETASKHGISVLLDIHNYARYNGQKIGSDAVPVEVFTDLWTRLAREPAFANNPRVLFGLMNEPHDMGASDWAQSAQAAIDAIRAAGANNLILVPGTAWSGAHSWGSLTAGRGTSNGDALAKLTDPANQMVFEVHQYIDKDSSGTKPECGSDDSIGVRRLEGFTRWLREHGKTGFLGEFGASTDPTCLAALDKMLAYMQTNGDVWRGWSYWAAGGWWPPSYMFNVQPDKEGNDTPQMAVLSKYAREVTGAKQSAD from the coding sequence ATGGCAGGCACGCCACTGGCGGCCATGGCCCAGCAGCGCGTGCTGCAGTACGCCGGCGTCAATCTGGCCGGCGCCGAGTTCAAGTCCAGCCAGAAGCCCGGCACGCTGTTCAAGGACTACACCTACCCATCGGAGAAGGATTTCGTCTACTTCGCCAGCAAGGGCATGAACGTGGTGCGGCTGCCGTTCCTGTGGGAGCGCCTGCAGCCGCAGCCTAAGGGCGAGTTCGACCCGACCCAGCTCAAGCTGCTGCAGAAAACCGTGGAAACCGCATCCAAGCACGGCATCAGCGTGCTGTTGGATATCCACAACTACGCCCGGTACAACGGCCAGAAGATCGGCAGCGACGCAGTGCCCGTGGAGGTCTTCACCGACCTGTGGACACGCCTGGCCAGGGAGCCCGCCTTCGCCAACAATCCGCGGGTGCTATTCGGCCTGATGAACGAGCCGCACGACATGGGCGCCAGCGACTGGGCGCAGTCCGCGCAGGCGGCGATCGACGCGATCCGTGCGGCCGGGGCGAACAACCTGATCCTGGTGCCGGGCACCGCCTGGAGCGGCGCGCACAGCTGGGGCAGCCTGACCGCCGGCCGCGGGACCTCCAATGGCGACGCGCTGGCCAAACTCACCGACCCTGCCAACCAGATGGTGTTCGAGGTCCATCAGTACATCGACAAGGATTCGTCCGGCACCAAACCCGAATGCGGCAGCGATGACAGCATCGGCGTGCGCCGGCTGGAAGGCTTCACCCGCTGGCTGCGCGAACACGGCAAGACCGGCTTCCTGGGCGAGTTCGGCGCCAGCACCGATCCGACCTGCCTGGCCGCGCTCGACAAGATGCTGGCCTACATGCAGACCAACGGCGATGTGTGGCGCGGCTGGAGCTATTGGGCCGCGGGCGGGTGGTGGCCACCGAGCTACATGTTCAACGTGCAACCGGACAAGGAAGGCAACGACACGCCGCAGATGGCGGTGCTGTCGAAGTACGCGCGTGAGGTGACCGGCGCGAAACAGAGCGCCGACTGA
- a CDS encoding cytochrome b, with product MTPVSSTRYSARTRVFHWLTVVLVAGAYVTINVRTLLEKGTPERTLVMQSHFLFGLAVLLVALPRIVSRLGAHTPPIQPPPPGWMHRAGQLTHVLLYAFIVIQPLLGLVSGLADGKGVGLPGGFRIPGFFGTHEALSHALKSAHVWLGTAFYWVIGLHILAALFHLLVRRDNVVQRML from the coding sequence ATGACCCCGGTGTCCAGCACGCGTTACAGCGCACGTACCCGCGTCTTCCACTGGTTGACCGTCGTCCTGGTCGCCGGGGCCTACGTCACCATCAACGTGCGGACGCTGCTGGAAAAGGGCACCCCCGAGCGGACGCTGGTGATGCAGTCCCACTTCCTGTTCGGCCTGGCGGTGCTGCTGGTGGCCCTGCCCAGGATCGTCTCGCGCCTGGGCGCGCACACGCCGCCGATCCAGCCACCGCCGCCGGGCTGGATGCACCGGGCCGGGCAGCTGACCCACGTGCTGCTGTACGCCTTCATCGTCATCCAGCCGTTGCTCGGCCTGGTGTCGGGCCTGGCCGATGGCAAGGGCGTGGGGCTGCCGGGCGGGTTCCGCATCCCCGGGTTCTTCGGCACGCACGAGGCGCTGTCGCACGCGTTGAAGTCGGCCCATGTGTGGCTGGGCACGGCCTTCTACTGGGTGATCGGCCTGCACATCCTGGCGGCGTTGTTCCACCTGCTGGTGCGCCGGGACAACGTGGTCCAGCGGATGCTTTGA
- a CDS encoding YchJ family metal-binding protein, with amino-acid sequence MATPVPTACPCDSSLPYARCCGPLHAGAPALDAKALMRSRYSAYVLGDADYLRASWHASTRPAELSLADAPGQRTTWLGLKVESHTVTGEDTAEVVFTARLRVGGGSAQRMHEHSRFMREDGHWFYLDGEVR; translated from the coding sequence ATGGCCACGCCTGTTCCCACTGCCTGCCCTTGCGACAGCAGCCTGCCCTACGCGCGCTGCTGTGGCCCGCTGCACGCCGGTGCGCCCGCGCTGGACGCGAAGGCCTTGATGCGTTCGCGCTACAGCGCCTACGTGCTGGGCGATGCCGACTACCTGCGTGCCAGCTGGCACGCGTCTACGCGTCCGGCCGAGCTGTCGCTGGCCGACGCGCCTGGCCAGCGCACCACCTGGCTGGGCCTGAAGGTGGAATCACACACCGTCACCGGCGAGGACACGGCTGAAGTGGTGTTCACCGCACGCCTGCGCGTGGGCGGCGGCTCGGCCCAGCGCATGCACGAACACAGCCGGTTCATGCGTGAAGACGGGCACTGGTTCTACCTGGATGGCGAGGTGCGCTGA
- a CDS encoding manganese efflux pump MntP family protein, protein MNPVSILMLGLAMSTDAFAAALGKGAAMTRPQWPQALRVGLIFGVVESITPVIGWLIGSAASRYIEAWDHWIAFVLLAALGLHMIWKALHETDEDDAEGADHKHGNIVTLALTGLATSIDAMAVGVGLAFVQVPIFVVAGVIGLCTFTMVTLGVMLGRALGSVIGRRAELVGGVILILVGAAILYEHLSGAAG, encoded by the coding sequence ATGAATCCCGTTTCCATCCTGATGCTCGGCCTGGCCATGTCCACCGATGCGTTCGCCGCTGCGCTTGGCAAGGGCGCGGCCATGACCAGGCCGCAGTGGCCGCAGGCGCTGCGCGTCGGCCTGATCTTCGGCGTGGTCGAGTCCATCACCCCGGTTATCGGCTGGCTGATCGGCTCGGCCGCCTCCCGCTACATCGAAGCCTGGGACCACTGGATCGCCTTCGTCCTGCTGGCCGCGCTGGGCCTGCACATGATCTGGAAGGCGTTGCACGAGACTGACGAAGACGATGCGGAAGGCGCCGACCACAAGCACGGCAACATCGTCACCCTGGCCCTGACCGGCCTGGCCACCAGCATCGACGCGATGGCCGTTGGCGTGGGCCTGGCCTTCGTGCAGGTGCCGATCTTCGTGGTGGCCGGCGTGATCGGCCTGTGCACCTTCACCATGGTCACGCTGGGGGTGATGCTGGGGCGCGCGCTGGGTTCGGTGATCGGGCGTCGCGCCGAGCTGGTGGGCGGCGTGATCCTGATCCTGGTCGGTGCGGCGATCCTGTACGAGCACCTCAGCGGCGCGGCAGGTTGA
- a CDS encoding IclR family transcriptional regulator C-terminal domain-containing protein — protein MTDSPKASRTRRASAAPAPSERGLAREIMRQIDSAQGDPDFMTSLARGMAVLSVFAQHGREVTMSQISADTGIPRAAVRRALYTLAKLGYVGEHGRGYVLLPRVLAIGGAYVASASMAVAAQPVLDALRDAVHESCSLGVLDGDDLLYIARAETVRIMSIGLRSGSRLPAYCTSMGRVLLAALPEDTLEGYLERNPLRPRTERTVTNPTDLLELLAKVRRDDMSLTDQELEIGLRSIAVPVRNRRGETVAALNIGTQAGRISLQTMHTQLLPPLREAALRLGAVLS, from the coding sequence ATGACCGATTCCCCGAAGGCTTCCCGCACCCGGCGTGCTAGCGCCGCGCCCGCACCCAGCGAGCGTGGCCTGGCGCGCGAGATCATGCGCCAGATCGACAGCGCCCAGGGCGACCCGGATTTCATGACCTCGCTGGCGCGCGGCATGGCGGTGTTGAGCGTGTTCGCCCAGCATGGGCGCGAGGTGACCATGTCGCAGATCAGCGCCGACACCGGCATCCCGCGCGCGGCGGTGCGGCGCGCGTTGTATACGCTGGCCAAGCTGGGCTACGTGGGCGAACACGGCCGCGGCTACGTGCTGCTGCCGCGGGTGCTGGCCATCGGTGGCGCCTACGTGGCCTCGGCGTCGATGGCGGTGGCCGCCCAGCCGGTGCTGGATGCGTTGCGCGATGCGGTGCACGAGTCGTGCTCGCTGGGCGTGCTCGACGGCGACGACCTGCTCTATATCGCCCGTGCCGAAACCGTGCGGATCATGTCGATCGGCCTGCGTTCGGGCAGCCGCCTGCCGGCGTACTGCACCTCGATGGGCCGCGTGCTGCTGGCCGCGCTGCCGGAAGACACGCTGGAAGGCTATCTGGAACGCAATCCGCTGCGCCCGCGCACCGAACGCACCGTCACCAATCCGACCGACCTGCTGGAACTGCTGGCCAAGGTCCGCCGCGACGACATGTCGCTGACCGACCAGGAGTTGGAGATCGGCCTGCGTTCGATCGCGGTGCCGGTACGCAACCGCAGGGGCGAGACGGTGGCGGCGCTGAACATCGGCACGCAGGCCGGGCGCATCAGCCTGCAGACGATGCATACGCAGTTGCTGCCGCCGCTACGGGAGGCGGCGTTGCGGTTGGGGGCGGTGTTGAGTTGA
- a CDS encoding NAD(P)-dependent alcohol dehydrogenase, whose translation MSHAHGYAALSADAPLAPFAFERRTPGPNDVQIDILYCGICHSDLHTARNEWQNTVFPSVPGHEIVGRVTAVGSDVTGFKVGDLAGVGCMVDSCRTCPSCEAGEEQYCDNGFTGTYNGPLFGGGENTYGGYSDHVVVDEKYVLRVTHGTDNLAAVAPLLCAGITVYSPMAHWKVGPGQSVGVVGLGGLGHMAVKIAKAMGAHVVLFTTSESKREDGKRLGADEVVISRDETQMAAQGGKLDFIINTVAASHNLDPFLNALKRDGAMVLVGAPEHPHPTPTVFNLIMRRRTIAGSLIGGIAQTQEMLDFCAKHGIVSDIEVIDPAQINDAYERMLKGDVKYRFVMDLAKLDKAA comes from the coding sequence ATGTCCCATGCCCACGGCTACGCCGCCCTGTCCGCCGATGCGCCGCTGGCGCCGTTCGCTTTCGAACGCCGCACGCCCGGCCCGAACGATGTCCAGATCGACATCCTGTATTGCGGCATCTGCCATTCCGACCTGCACACCGCGCGCAACGAGTGGCAGAACACCGTCTTCCCGTCGGTGCCGGGCCACGAGATCGTCGGCCGCGTCACCGCCGTCGGCAGTGATGTCACCGGCTTCAAGGTCGGCGACCTGGCCGGCGTCGGCTGCATGGTCGACAGCTGCCGTACCTGTCCGTCCTGTGAGGCGGGCGAAGAGCAGTACTGCGACAACGGCTTCACCGGCACCTACAACGGCCCGCTGTTCGGCGGTGGCGAGAACACCTATGGCGGCTATTCCGACCACGTGGTGGTCGATGAAAAGTACGTCCTGCGCGTGACCCACGGCACCGACAACCTGGCCGCGGTCGCCCCGCTGCTGTGCGCCGGCATCACCGTGTACTCGCCGATGGCGCACTGGAAGGTCGGTCCCGGCCAGTCGGTGGGCGTGGTCGGCCTGGGCGGCCTGGGCCACATGGCGGTGAAGATCGCCAAGGCAATGGGTGCGCATGTGGTGCTGTTCACCACCTCGGAAAGCAAGCGCGAAGACGGCAAGCGCCTGGGCGCCGATGAAGTGGTGATCTCCAGGGACGAAACGCAGATGGCCGCGCAGGGCGGCAAGCTGGATTTCATCATCAACACCGTGGCCGCCTCGCACAACCTGGACCCGTTCCTCAACGCGCTCAAGCGTGATGGCGCGATGGTGCTGGTCGGTGCGCCGGAGCATCCGCACCCCACGCCGACCGTGTTCAACCTGATCATGCGTCGCCGCACGATTGCCGGCTCGCTGATCGGCGGCATCGCCCAGACCCAGGAAATGCTCGATTTCTGCGCCAAGCACGGGATCGTGTCGGACATCGAAGTGATCGACCCGGCGCAGATCAACGACGCCTACGAGCGCATGCTCAAGGGCGATGTGAAGTACCGCTTCGTGATGGACCTGGCCAAGCTGGACAAGGCTGCGTAA
- the folE gene encoding GTP cyclohydrolase I FolE: MSDSDNTRGGVSRDQAEDAVRTLLRWAGEDPAREGLLDTPKRVAKAYGDWFSGYQRDPHEYLARTFEEVAGYDELIVLRGIEYESHCEHHMAPIIGRVHVGYLPDGKVVGISKLARVVEAYARRFQVQEKMTAQIAQCIQDVLQPRGVAVVVEGAHECMTTRGVHKRGVSMVTSKMLGAFREDARTRAEFLQFIEVGTKR, translated from the coding sequence ATGAGCGATTCGGACAACACCCGTGGCGGCGTCAGCCGCGACCAGGCCGAGGATGCCGTGCGCACCCTGCTGCGCTGGGCCGGCGAAGACCCGGCCCGCGAAGGCCTGCTGGACACGCCCAAGCGCGTGGCCAAGGCCTACGGCGACTGGTTCAGCGGCTACCAGCGCGATCCGCACGAATACCTGGCCCGCACCTTCGAGGAAGTGGCCGGCTACGACGAGCTGATCGTGCTGCGTGGCATCGAGTACGAAAGCCACTGCGAACACCACATGGCGCCGATCATCGGCCGCGTCCACGTGGGCTACCTGCCCGACGGCAAGGTGGTGGGCATCAGCAAGCTGGCGCGGGTGGTGGAGGCCTACGCGCGCCGCTTCCAGGTGCAGGAAAAGATGACCGCGCAGATCGCCCAGTGCATCCAGGACGTGCTGCAGCCGCGCGGCGTGGCTGTGGTGGTGGAGGGCGCGCACGAGTGCATGACCACCCGCGGCGTGCACAAGCGCGGCGTCAGCATGGTCACCAGCAAGATGCTGGGCGCGTTCCGCGAAGACGCACGCACGCGCGCTGAATTCCTGCAGTTCATCGAAGTCGGCACCAAGCGCTGA
- a CDS encoding glycoside hydrolase family 5 protein, translated as MRLSIPTSLSALALATALASTSAAHAQTTLAYAGVNLAGAEFNASVKPGVLYKNYVYPSDSDFAYFAGQGMNVIRLPFLWERLEPQAGTTLDAAQLSYITTAVTRARNHGLKVILDPHNYAKYNGALIGSSSVPDAVFADLWSQLASAFANDDAVIFGLMNEPAGLSSTTWADAAQAAIDAIRATGAKNLVLVPGVAWTGAHSWNSASAGGGVSNGDALANLSDPAANLAYEVHQYLDQDYSGTSATCVSTTIGADKLEGFTEWLRANNKIGFLGEFGAADNDTCMTALDGMLEYMQANDDVWLGWTYWAAGAWWNTSYMFSVQPVDGVTRAQLPVLSEHAREITGK; from the coding sequence ATGCGCCTTTCGATCCCCACGTCACTGTCCGCACTGGCCCTTGCCACCGCACTGGCCAGCACCTCCGCCGCACACGCCCAGACCACCCTCGCGTACGCCGGGGTCAACCTCGCCGGCGCCGAGTTCAACGCATCGGTCAAACCGGGCGTGCTGTACAAGAATTACGTGTATCCCTCGGATTCCGACTTTGCCTATTTCGCCGGGCAGGGCATGAACGTGATCCGGCTTCCGTTCCTGTGGGAGCGGCTGGAGCCCCAGGCCGGCACCACGCTGGATGCCGCGCAGTTGTCCTACATCACCACGGCGGTGACGCGCGCCAGGAACCATGGCCTGAAAGTCATCCTGGACCCGCACAACTACGCCAAGTACAACGGCGCGCTGATCGGCAGCAGCAGCGTGCCCGATGCGGTCTTCGCCGACCTGTGGAGCCAGCTGGCCAGCGCCTTCGCCAACGACGATGCCGTGATCTTCGGCCTGATGAATGAACCGGCCGGACTGTCGTCCACGACCTGGGCCGATGCCGCACAGGCGGCGATTGATGCGATCCGCGCCACCGGTGCGAAGAACCTGGTGCTGGTGCCCGGCGTGGCCTGGACCGGCGCGCACAGCTGGAACAGCGCCTCGGCCGGCGGCGGCGTGTCCAACGGCGACGCGCTGGCCAACCTGAGCGATCCGGCCGCCAACCTGGCCTACGAAGTGCATCAGTACCTGGACCAGGATTATTCGGGCACCTCGGCCACCTGCGTCAGCACCACCATCGGCGCGGACAAGCTCGAGGGCTTCACCGAATGGCTGCGTGCGAACAACAAGATCGGCTTCCTCGGAGAATTCGGTGCCGCCGATAACGACACCTGCATGACCGCGCTGGACGGCATGCTGGAGTACATGCAGGCCAACGATGACGTGTGGCTGGGCTGGACCTACTGGGCCGCTGGCGCGTGGTGGAACACGAGCTACATGTTCAGTGTGCAACCGGTCGATGGCGTGACCCGGGCACAGCTGCCGGTGCTGTCGGAACACGCCCGCGAAATCACCGGCAAGTAA
- a CDS encoding D-hexose-6-phosphate mutarotase: MPYTLTEDTLLGLPVLRVETPLCRAALSLHGGQLLSFIPAGGDDVLWLSPLAKGAPGAIRGGVPVCWPYFGKENQPADAQQHGFARNTTWTLDDTREDGDGNLHLTLSLPEDASTPLRLRQTLVLGVGLQQALITHNPSDVRLGFTQALHSYFAVGEASRVRVEGLDGLDYADKYTGDTFAQSGDWSLDDPRDPGRSDRIYHAAGGHYVLHDPARGRRLRISTTGSHALVVWNPGQAGAQAMGDVPDAAWHDFLCVEAANAARDIVTLAPGATHTLAQTVEVLPLG, translated from the coding sequence ATGCCTTACACCCTGACCGAAGACACCCTGCTTGGCCTGCCCGTGCTGCGGGTGGAAACGCCGCTGTGCCGCGCGGCGTTGTCGCTGCATGGCGGCCAGCTGCTGTCGTTCATCCCGGCCGGTGGCGATGACGTGCTGTGGCTGTCGCCGCTGGCCAAGGGGGCGCCCGGCGCGATCCGCGGCGGCGTGCCGGTGTGCTGGCCGTATTTCGGCAAGGAGAACCAGCCGGCCGACGCGCAGCAGCACGGCTTCGCCCGCAACACGACATGGACGCTGGACGACACGCGCGAGGACGGCGACGGCAACCTGCACCTGACGCTCTCGCTGCCAGAAGATGCAAGCACGCCACTGCGTTTGAGGCAGACGCTGGTGCTGGGCGTCGGCCTGCAGCAGGCCCTGATCACCCACAACCCGTCCGATGTCAGGCTCGGCTTCACCCAGGCACTGCACAGCTACTTCGCGGTGGGCGAAGCCTCGCGGGTGCGCGTGGAAGGCCTGGACGGGCTGGACTACGCCGACAAGTACACCGGCGACACCTTCGCCCAGTCCGGCGACTGGTCACTGGACGATCCGCGCGATCCGGGCCGTAGCGATCGCATCTACCACGCGGCCGGCGGGCACTACGTGCTGCACGATCCCGCACGCGGGCGTCGCCTGCGCATCAGCACGACCGGCAGCCATGCGCTGGTGGTCTGGAACCCGGGCCAGGCCGGTGCCCAGGCGATGGGCGATGTGCCCGATGCGGCCTGGCACGACTTCCTGTGCGTGGAAGCGGCCAACGCCGCGCGCGACATCGTCACCCTGGCCCCTGGCGCCACGCACACGCTGGCCCAGACGGTGGAAGTGCTGCCGCTGGGGTAA
- a CDS encoding benzoate/H(+) symporter BenE family transporter, translating to MSVSSPTRVLRDSSLSALAAGFVTVLVGFASSAVIVFQAAQSVGASQAQISSWILALGLGMGVTCIGLSLRYRVPVVTAWSTPAAAMLAATTTGLPLSDAIGAFVVCAVLVAIAGFSGVFEKMLGRIPLPLAAGMLAGVLLRFGLDTFVALKTQPALVLAMLAVYLLTRRLWPRYAVIATLLVGILVAASSGLLHLGGVTLAPARPAWVTPSFSFAALLGLALPMFVVTMASQNVPGVAVIRASGYQVPVSPVIGWTGALNVLLAPFGAFSLNLAAITAAICMGPEAHPDPARRYMAAVWAGVIYLVVGLFGATVVTLLAAFPKELVMAIAGIALLGTLGGSLSGALKDEGSREAALVTFLITASGLTLAGIGAAFWGLLGGALTLLVLRPRAAH from the coding sequence ATGTCCGTTTCGTCCCCCACCCGCGTCCTGCGCGATTCCTCCCTGTCGGCGCTCGCGGCCGGCTTTGTCACGGTGCTGGTGGGCTTCGCCAGTTCGGCGGTGATCGTGTTCCAGGCGGCCCAATCGGTCGGCGCCAGCCAGGCGCAGATCAGCTCGTGGATCCTGGCGTTAGGGCTAGGCATGGGCGTGACCTGCATCGGGCTGTCACTGCGCTATCGGGTGCCGGTGGTGACGGCGTGGTCCACGCCCGCGGCGGCGATGCTGGCGGCGACCACCACCGGCCTGCCGCTGTCCGATGCGATCGGCGCATTCGTGGTGTGCGCCGTGCTGGTGGCGATCGCGGGATTCTCCGGCGTGTTCGAGAAGATGCTCGGCCGCATTCCGCTGCCGCTGGCCGCAGGCATGCTGGCCGGCGTATTGCTGCGCTTCGGCCTGGATACCTTCGTCGCGCTGAAGACCCAGCCGGCGCTGGTGCTGGCGATGCTGGCCGTTTACCTGCTCACACGACGCTTGTGGCCGCGCTATGCGGTGATCGCCACGCTGCTGGTGGGCATCCTGGTGGCGGCCAGCAGCGGGTTGCTGCACCTGGGTGGCGTCACCCTGGCGCCGGCGCGACCGGCCTGGGTCACGCCCAGTTTTTCCTTCGCCGCGCTGCTGGGCCTGGCACTGCCGATGTTCGTGGTGACCATGGCCTCGCAGAACGTGCCCGGCGTGGCGGTGATCCGTGCATCGGGCTACCAGGTACCGGTGTCGCCGGTGATCGGCTGGACTGGCGCGCTGAACGTGCTGCTGGCGCCGTTCGGTGCGTTCTCGCTGAACCTGGCCGCGATCACCGCCGCGATCTGCATGGGCCCCGAAGCCCATCCCGATCCGGCGCGTCGCTACATGGCCGCGGTCTGGGCGGGCGTGATCTACCTGGTCGTCGGGCTGTTCGGCGCGACCGTGGTGACCCTGCTGGCGGCTTTCCCGAAAGAACTGGTGATGGCCATCGCCGGCATCGCCCTGCTGGGCACGCTCGGCGGCAGCCTGAGCGGTGCGTTGAAGGACGAAGGTAGCCGCGAGGCCGCGCTGGTGACCTTCCTGATCACCGCCTCGGGACTGACCCTGGCCGGCATCGGCGCCGCGTTCTGGGGCCTGCTGGGCGGCGCCCTGACCCTGCTGGTGCTGCGCCCGCGCGCCGCGCACTGA